Proteins from one Salmo salar chromosome ssa29, Ssal_v3.1, whole genome shotgun sequence genomic window:
- the LOC106590561 gene encoding histone-lysine N-methyltransferase EZH2 isoform X2, with amino-acid sequence MVLTGKRSVKGPVGWRRRVKCEYMRLRFRRADEVKSMFNSNRQRILERTDILNADWKSRRIQPLHIMTSVSSLRGTRECTVDSGFSEFSKQVIPLKTLNAVASVPVMYSWSPLQQNFMVEDETVLHNIPYMGDEVLDQDGTFIEELIKNYDGKVHGDRECGFINDEIFVELVGALTQYSDNEEDLDFDEEEQELKMELCEGKDHMVEDSHQESLINTDSQGSSDSSKKFPSDKIFEAISSMFPDKGSTEVLKEKYKELTEPQLPGALPPECTPNMDGPNARSVQREQSLHSFHTLFCRRCFKYDCFLHPFHATPNTYKRKNMENLVDSKPCGDECYMYLVQDGLVREYPDGMATERSKTPSKRPVIRRRGRPSGNSRPSTPTVSTDTKDTDSEQEGKDDDDDDKDTTSSSEGNSRCQTPVKLKVTCDPQVVDWSAAEASLFRVLIGTYYDNYCPIARLIGSKTCRQVYDFRVKESSIIARAPAEDEDTPPRKKKRKHHRLWATYCRKIQLKKDGSSNHVYNYQPCDHPHQPCDSSCPCVTAQNFCEKFCQCSSECQNRFPGCRCKAQCNTKQCPCYLAVRECDPDLCLTCGAAEHWDSKNVSCKNCSIQRGAKKHLLLAPSDVAGWGIFIKEPVQKNEFISEYCGEIISQDEADRRGKVYDKYMCSFLFNLNNDFVVDATRKGNKIRFANHSVQPNCYAKVMMVNGDHRIGIFAKRTIQTGEELFFDYRYSQADALKYVGIERESEIP; translated from the exons ATGGTGCTGACAGGGAAGCGCTCTGTGAAGGGACCAGTGggttggaggaggagggtgaagtgTGAGTACATGAGGCTACGCTTCAGACGGGCCGACGAGGTCAAG AGTATGTTTAACTCTAACCGTCAGAGGATCTTGGAACGGACAGacatcctgaatgctgattggaagTCCAGGAGGATCCAGCCCCTTCACATCATGACATCTGTTAGCTCGTTACGAGGGACCAGAGAG TGTACGGTGGACAGTGGTTTCTCTGAGTTCTCCAAACAGGTGATCCCTCTGAAGACGCTCAACGCTGTAGCCTCTGTCCCTGTCATGTACTCCTGGTCCCCGCTACAGCAGAACTTCatg GTAGAAGATGAGACGGTTCTCCACAACATCCCCTACATGGGAGACGAGGTTCTGGACCAAGACGGAACCTTCATAGAGGAACTCATCAAGAACTACGACGGCAAAGTTCACGGAGACAGGG AGTGTGGCTTCATTAACGATGAGATCTTTGTGGAGCTGGTGGGGGCCCTGACCCAGTACAGTGACAACGAGGAGGATTTAGATTTTGATGAAGAAGAGCAGGAGTTGAAGATGGAGCTGTGTGAGGGGAAGGACCACATGGTTGAGGATTCCCACCAGGAATCCCTGATCAACACTGACA GCCAAGGCAGCAGTGACAGTTCCAAGAAGTTTCCGTCTGATAAGATCTTTGAGGCCATTTCCTCCATGTTCCCTGATAAGGGCTCCACAGAGGTACTCAAAGAGAA ATACAAGGAGCTGACAGAGCCCCAGTTGCCGGGTGCATTGCCTCCAGAGTGTACTCCTAACATGGACGGTCCTAACGCTCGCTCCGTTCAGAGAGAACAGAGTCTACACTCCTTCCACACACTGTTCTGCCGACGCTGCTTCAAATACGACTGCTTCCTGCACC ccTTCCATGCGACTCCTAACACCTATAAGCGTAAAAACATGGAGAATCTGGTGGACAGTAAACCCTGTGGTGACGAGTGCTATATGTACCTGGTGCag GATGGTTTGGTGAGGGAGTACCCTGACGGCATGGCAACCGAGAGGTCCAAGACTCCTTCCAAACGCCCCGTGATCCGTCGCCGGGGACGACCCAGCGGCAACAGCCGGCCCAGCACACCAACAGTCTCCACGGATACCAAAGACACTGACAGCGAGCAGGAGGGGAAAGACGACGACGATGATGATAAGGACACCACTAGCAGCTCAG AGGGTAACTCACGGTGCCAGACTCCAGTGAAGTTGAAGGTGACGTGTGATCCTCAGGTTGTTGATTGGAGCGCTGCCGAGGCTTCACTCTTTAGGGTTCTCATCGGAACCTACTATGATAACTACTGCCCTATAGCCCGACTCATAGGATCCAAGACCTGCAGACAG GTCTACGACTTCAGAGTAAAGGAGTCTAGTATCATCGCTCGCGCTCCGGCTGAGGACGAAGACACGCCCCCTCGCAAGAAGAAGCGGAAACACCACAG GTTATGGGCCACTTACTGCAGGAAGATCCAGCTGAAGAAAG ATGGCTCGTCCAACCACGTGTATAACTACCAGCCATGTGACCACCCCCACCAGCCCTGTGACTCCTCCTGCCCCTGCGTCACCGCTCAGAACTTCTGTGAGAAATTCTGCCAGTGCAGCTCGGAGT gtcagaaccGTTTCCCAGGATGCAGGTGTAAGGCCCAGTGCAACACCAAGCAGTGTCCGTGTTACCTGGCGGTCAGGGAGTGTGACCCTGACCTCTGTCTGACCTGCGGAGCTGCTGAACACTGGGACAGCAAGAACGTTTCCTGTAAAAACTGCTCCATACAGAGGGGGGCCAAGAAG CACCTACTCCTAGCGCCGTCTGATGTCGCAGGCTGGGGCATCTTCATCAAAGAGCCAGTTCAGAAGAATGAGTTCATCTCTGAGTACTGTGGGGAG ATAatctcccaagatgaggctgatCGCAGAGGGAAGGTCTATGACAAATACATGTGTAGCTTCCTGTTCAACCTCAACAAtg ACTTTGTAGTGGATGCTACTAGGAAGGGAAACAAGATTCGTTTTGCCAACCATTCCGTCCAGCCCAACTGCTATGCAAAAG TGATGATGGTGAATGGGGACCACAGGATAGGGATCTTCGCTAAGAGAACCATCCAGACTGGAGAGGAGCTCTTCTTTGACTACAG
- the LOC106590561 gene encoding histone-lysine N-methyltransferase EZH2 isoform X3, whose translation MFNSNRQRILERTDILNADWKSRRIQPLHIMTSVSSLRGTRECTVDSGFSEFSKQVIPLKTLNAVASVPVMYSWSPLQQNFMVEDETVLHNIPYMGDEVLDQDGTFIEELIKNYDGKVHGDRECGFINDEIFVELVGALTQYSDNEEDLDFDEEEQELKMELCEGKDHMVEDSHQESLINTDSQGSSDSSKKFPSDKIFEAISSMFPDKGSTEVLKEKYKELTEPQLPGALPPECTPNMDGPNARSVQREQSLHSFHTLFCRRCFKYDCFLHRESFHATPNTYKRKNMENLVDSKPCGDECYMYLVQDGLVREYPDGMATERSKTPSKRPVIRRRGRPSGNSRPSTPTVSTDTKDTDSEQEGKDDDDDDKDTTSSSEGNSRCQTPVKLKVTCDPQVVDWSAAEASLFRVLIGTYYDNYCPIARLIGSKTCRQVYDFRVKESSIIARAPAEDEDTPPRKKKRKHHRLWATYCRKIQLKKDGSSNHVYNYQPCDHPHQPCDSSCPCVTAQNFCEKFCQCSSECQNRFPGCRCKAQCNTKQCPCYLAVRECDPDLCLTCGAAEHWDSKNVSCKNCSIQRGAKKHLLLAPSDVAGWGIFIKEPVQKNEFISEYCGEIISQDEADRRGKVYDKYMCSFLFNLNNDFVVDATRKGNKIRFANHSVQPNCYAKVMMVNGDHRIGIFAKRTIQTGEELFFDYRYSQADALKYVGIERESEIP comes from the exons ATGTTTAACTCTAACCGTCAGAGGATCTTGGAACGGACAGacatcctgaatgctgattggaagTCCAGGAGGATCCAGCCCCTTCACATCATGACATCTGTTAGCTCGTTACGAGGGACCAGAGAG TGTACGGTGGACAGTGGTTTCTCTGAGTTCTCCAAACAGGTGATCCCTCTGAAGACGCTCAACGCTGTAGCCTCTGTCCCTGTCATGTACTCCTGGTCCCCGCTACAGCAGAACTTCatg GTAGAAGATGAGACGGTTCTCCACAACATCCCCTACATGGGAGACGAGGTTCTGGACCAAGACGGAACCTTCATAGAGGAACTCATCAAGAACTACGACGGCAAAGTTCACGGAGACAGGG AGTGTGGCTTCATTAACGATGAGATCTTTGTGGAGCTGGTGGGGGCCCTGACCCAGTACAGTGACAACGAGGAGGATTTAGATTTTGATGAAGAAGAGCAGGAGTTGAAGATGGAGCTGTGTGAGGGGAAGGACCACATGGTTGAGGATTCCCACCAGGAATCCCTGATCAACACTGACA GCCAAGGCAGCAGTGACAGTTCCAAGAAGTTTCCGTCTGATAAGATCTTTGAGGCCATTTCCTCCATGTTCCCTGATAAGGGCTCCACAGAGGTACTCAAAGAGAA ATACAAGGAGCTGACAGAGCCCCAGTTGCCGGGTGCATTGCCTCCAGAGTGTACTCCTAACATGGACGGTCCTAACGCTCGCTCCGTTCAGAGAGAACAGAGTCTACACTCCTTCCACACACTGTTCTGCCGACGCTGCTTCAAATACGACTGCTTCCTGCACCGTGAGT ccTTCCATGCGACTCCTAACACCTATAAGCGTAAAAACATGGAGAATCTGGTGGACAGTAAACCCTGTGGTGACGAGTGCTATATGTACCTGGTGCag GATGGTTTGGTGAGGGAGTACCCTGACGGCATGGCAACCGAGAGGTCCAAGACTCCTTCCAAACGCCCCGTGATCCGTCGCCGGGGACGACCCAGCGGCAACAGCCGGCCCAGCACACCAACAGTCTCCACGGATACCAAAGACACTGACAGCGAGCAGGAGGGGAAAGACGACGACGATGATGATAAGGACACCACTAGCAGCTCAG AGGGTAACTCACGGTGCCAGACTCCAGTGAAGTTGAAGGTGACGTGTGATCCTCAGGTTGTTGATTGGAGCGCTGCCGAGGCTTCACTCTTTAGGGTTCTCATCGGAACCTACTATGATAACTACTGCCCTATAGCCCGACTCATAGGATCCAAGACCTGCAGACAG GTCTACGACTTCAGAGTAAAGGAGTCTAGTATCATCGCTCGCGCTCCGGCTGAGGACGAAGACACGCCCCCTCGCAAGAAGAAGCGGAAACACCACAG GTTATGGGCCACTTACTGCAGGAAGATCCAGCTGAAGAAAG ATGGCTCGTCCAACCACGTGTATAACTACCAGCCATGTGACCACCCCCACCAGCCCTGTGACTCCTCCTGCCCCTGCGTCACCGCTCAGAACTTCTGTGAGAAATTCTGCCAGTGCAGCTCGGAGT gtcagaaccGTTTCCCAGGATGCAGGTGTAAGGCCCAGTGCAACACCAAGCAGTGTCCGTGTTACCTGGCGGTCAGGGAGTGTGACCCTGACCTCTGTCTGACCTGCGGAGCTGCTGAACACTGGGACAGCAAGAACGTTTCCTGTAAAAACTGCTCCATACAGAGGGGGGCCAAGAAG CACCTACTCCTAGCGCCGTCTGATGTCGCAGGCTGGGGCATCTTCATCAAAGAGCCAGTTCAGAAGAATGAGTTCATCTCTGAGTACTGTGGGGAG ATAatctcccaagatgaggctgatCGCAGAGGGAAGGTCTATGACAAATACATGTGTAGCTTCCTGTTCAACCTCAACAAtg ACTTTGTAGTGGATGCTACTAGGAAGGGAAACAAGATTCGTTTTGCCAACCATTCCGTCCAGCCCAACTGCTATGCAAAAG TGATGATGGTGAATGGGGACCACAGGATAGGGATCTTCGCTAAGAGAACCATCCAGACTGGAGAGGAGCTCTTCTTTGACTACAG
- the LOC106590561 gene encoding histone-lysine N-methyltransferase EZH2 isoform X4, translating to MVLTGKRSVKGPVGWRRRVKCEYMRLRFRRADEVKSMFNSNRQRILERTDILNADWKSRRIQPLHIMTSVSSLRGTRECTVDSGFSEFSKQVIPLKTLNAVASVPVMYSWSPLQQNFMVEDETVLHNIPYMGDEVLDQDGTFIEELIKNYDGKVHGDRECGFINDEIFVELVGALTQYSDNEEDLDFDEEEQELKMELCEGKDHMVEDSHQESLINTDSQGSSDSSKKFPSDKIFEAISSMFPDKGSTEVLKEKYKELTEPQLPGALPPECTPNMDGPNARSVQREQSLHSFHTLFCRRCFKYDCFLHRESFHATPNTYKRKNMENLVDSKPCGDECYMYLVQDGLVREYPDGMATERSKTPSKRPVIRRRGRPSGNSRPSTPTVSTDTKDTDSEQEGKDDDDDDKDTTSSSEGNSRCQTPVKLKVTCDPQVVDWSAAEASLFRVLIGTYYDNYCPIARLIGSKTCRQVYDFRVKESSIIARAPAEDEDTPPRKKKRKHHRLWATYCRKIQLKKDGSSNHVYNYQPCDHPHQPCDSSCPCVTAQNFCEKFCQCSSECQNRFPGCRCKAQCNTKQCPCYLAVRECDPDLCLTCGAAEHWDSKNVSCKNCSIQRGAKKHLLLAPSDVAGWGIFIKEPVQKNEFISEYCGEIISQDEADRRGKVYDKYMCSFLFNLNNGNTHTQKD from the exons ATGGTGCTGACAGGGAAGCGCTCTGTGAAGGGACCAGTGggttggaggaggagggtgaagtgTGAGTACATGAGGCTACGCTTCAGACGGGCCGACGAGGTCAAG AGTATGTTTAACTCTAACCGTCAGAGGATCTTGGAACGGACAGacatcctgaatgctgattggaagTCCAGGAGGATCCAGCCCCTTCACATCATGACATCTGTTAGCTCGTTACGAGGGACCAGAGAG TGTACGGTGGACAGTGGTTTCTCTGAGTTCTCCAAACAGGTGATCCCTCTGAAGACGCTCAACGCTGTAGCCTCTGTCCCTGTCATGTACTCCTGGTCCCCGCTACAGCAGAACTTCatg GTAGAAGATGAGACGGTTCTCCACAACATCCCCTACATGGGAGACGAGGTTCTGGACCAAGACGGAACCTTCATAGAGGAACTCATCAAGAACTACGACGGCAAAGTTCACGGAGACAGGG AGTGTGGCTTCATTAACGATGAGATCTTTGTGGAGCTGGTGGGGGCCCTGACCCAGTACAGTGACAACGAGGAGGATTTAGATTTTGATGAAGAAGAGCAGGAGTTGAAGATGGAGCTGTGTGAGGGGAAGGACCACATGGTTGAGGATTCCCACCAGGAATCCCTGATCAACACTGACA GCCAAGGCAGCAGTGACAGTTCCAAGAAGTTTCCGTCTGATAAGATCTTTGAGGCCATTTCCTCCATGTTCCCTGATAAGGGCTCCACAGAGGTACTCAAAGAGAA ATACAAGGAGCTGACAGAGCCCCAGTTGCCGGGTGCATTGCCTCCAGAGTGTACTCCTAACATGGACGGTCCTAACGCTCGCTCCGTTCAGAGAGAACAGAGTCTACACTCCTTCCACACACTGTTCTGCCGACGCTGCTTCAAATACGACTGCTTCCTGCACCGTGAGT ccTTCCATGCGACTCCTAACACCTATAAGCGTAAAAACATGGAGAATCTGGTGGACAGTAAACCCTGTGGTGACGAGTGCTATATGTACCTGGTGCag GATGGTTTGGTGAGGGAGTACCCTGACGGCATGGCAACCGAGAGGTCCAAGACTCCTTCCAAACGCCCCGTGATCCGTCGCCGGGGACGACCCAGCGGCAACAGCCGGCCCAGCACACCAACAGTCTCCACGGATACCAAAGACACTGACAGCGAGCAGGAGGGGAAAGACGACGACGATGATGATAAGGACACCACTAGCAGCTCAG AGGGTAACTCACGGTGCCAGACTCCAGTGAAGTTGAAGGTGACGTGTGATCCTCAGGTTGTTGATTGGAGCGCTGCCGAGGCTTCACTCTTTAGGGTTCTCATCGGAACCTACTATGATAACTACTGCCCTATAGCCCGACTCATAGGATCCAAGACCTGCAGACAG GTCTACGACTTCAGAGTAAAGGAGTCTAGTATCATCGCTCGCGCTCCGGCTGAGGACGAAGACACGCCCCCTCGCAAGAAGAAGCGGAAACACCACAG GTTATGGGCCACTTACTGCAGGAAGATCCAGCTGAAGAAAG ATGGCTCGTCCAACCACGTGTATAACTACCAGCCATGTGACCACCCCCACCAGCCCTGTGACTCCTCCTGCCCCTGCGTCACCGCTCAGAACTTCTGTGAGAAATTCTGCCAGTGCAGCTCGGAGT gtcagaaccGTTTCCCAGGATGCAGGTGTAAGGCCCAGTGCAACACCAAGCAGTGTCCGTGTTACCTGGCGGTCAGGGAGTGTGACCCTGACCTCTGTCTGACCTGCGGAGCTGCTGAACACTGGGACAGCAAGAACGTTTCCTGTAAAAACTGCTCCATACAGAGGGGGGCCAAGAAG CACCTACTCCTAGCGCCGTCTGATGTCGCAGGCTGGGGCATCTTCATCAAAGAGCCAGTTCAGAAGAATGAGTTCATCTCTGAGTACTGTGGGGAG ATAatctcccaagatgaggctgatCGCAGAGGGAAGGTCTATGACAAATACATGTGTAGCTTCCTGTTCAACCTCAACAAtggtaacacacatacacaaaaggATTGA
- the LOC106590561 gene encoding histone-lysine N-methyltransferase EZH2 isoform X1: MVLTGKRSVKGPVGWRRRVKCEYMRLRFRRADEVKSMFNSNRQRILERTDILNADWKSRRIQPLHIMTSVSSLRGTRECTVDSGFSEFSKQVIPLKTLNAVASVPVMYSWSPLQQNFMVEDETVLHNIPYMGDEVLDQDGTFIEELIKNYDGKVHGDRECGFINDEIFVELVGALTQYSDNEEDLDFDEEEQELKMELCEGKDHMVEDSHQESLINTDSQGSSDSSKKFPSDKIFEAISSMFPDKGSTEVLKEKYKELTEPQLPGALPPECTPNMDGPNARSVQREQSLHSFHTLFCRRCFKYDCFLHRESFHATPNTYKRKNMENLVDSKPCGDECYMYLVQDGLVREYPDGMATERSKTPSKRPVIRRRGRPSGNSRPSTPTVSTDTKDTDSEQEGKDDDDDDKDTTSSSEGNSRCQTPVKLKVTCDPQVVDWSAAEASLFRVLIGTYYDNYCPIARLIGSKTCRQVYDFRVKESSIIARAPAEDEDTPPRKKKRKHHRLWATYCRKIQLKKDGSSNHVYNYQPCDHPHQPCDSSCPCVTAQNFCEKFCQCSSECQNRFPGCRCKAQCNTKQCPCYLAVRECDPDLCLTCGAAEHWDSKNVSCKNCSIQRGAKKHLLLAPSDVAGWGIFIKEPVQKNEFISEYCGEIISQDEADRRGKVYDKYMCSFLFNLNNDFVVDATRKGNKIRFANHSVQPNCYAKVMMVNGDHRIGIFAKRTIQTGEELFFDYRYSQADALKYVGIERESEIP; this comes from the exons ATGGTGCTGACAGGGAAGCGCTCTGTGAAGGGACCAGTGggttggaggaggagggtgaagtgTGAGTACATGAGGCTACGCTTCAGACGGGCCGACGAGGTCAAG AGTATGTTTAACTCTAACCGTCAGAGGATCTTGGAACGGACAGacatcctgaatgctgattggaagTCCAGGAGGATCCAGCCCCTTCACATCATGACATCTGTTAGCTCGTTACGAGGGACCAGAGAG TGTACGGTGGACAGTGGTTTCTCTGAGTTCTCCAAACAGGTGATCCCTCTGAAGACGCTCAACGCTGTAGCCTCTGTCCCTGTCATGTACTCCTGGTCCCCGCTACAGCAGAACTTCatg GTAGAAGATGAGACGGTTCTCCACAACATCCCCTACATGGGAGACGAGGTTCTGGACCAAGACGGAACCTTCATAGAGGAACTCATCAAGAACTACGACGGCAAAGTTCACGGAGACAGGG AGTGTGGCTTCATTAACGATGAGATCTTTGTGGAGCTGGTGGGGGCCCTGACCCAGTACAGTGACAACGAGGAGGATTTAGATTTTGATGAAGAAGAGCAGGAGTTGAAGATGGAGCTGTGTGAGGGGAAGGACCACATGGTTGAGGATTCCCACCAGGAATCCCTGATCAACACTGACA GCCAAGGCAGCAGTGACAGTTCCAAGAAGTTTCCGTCTGATAAGATCTTTGAGGCCATTTCCTCCATGTTCCCTGATAAGGGCTCCACAGAGGTACTCAAAGAGAA ATACAAGGAGCTGACAGAGCCCCAGTTGCCGGGTGCATTGCCTCCAGAGTGTACTCCTAACATGGACGGTCCTAACGCTCGCTCCGTTCAGAGAGAACAGAGTCTACACTCCTTCCACACACTGTTCTGCCGACGCTGCTTCAAATACGACTGCTTCCTGCACCGTGAGT ccTTCCATGCGACTCCTAACACCTATAAGCGTAAAAACATGGAGAATCTGGTGGACAGTAAACCCTGTGGTGACGAGTGCTATATGTACCTGGTGCag GATGGTTTGGTGAGGGAGTACCCTGACGGCATGGCAACCGAGAGGTCCAAGACTCCTTCCAAACGCCCCGTGATCCGTCGCCGGGGACGACCCAGCGGCAACAGCCGGCCCAGCACACCAACAGTCTCCACGGATACCAAAGACACTGACAGCGAGCAGGAGGGGAAAGACGACGACGATGATGATAAGGACACCACTAGCAGCTCAG AGGGTAACTCACGGTGCCAGACTCCAGTGAAGTTGAAGGTGACGTGTGATCCTCAGGTTGTTGATTGGAGCGCTGCCGAGGCTTCACTCTTTAGGGTTCTCATCGGAACCTACTATGATAACTACTGCCCTATAGCCCGACTCATAGGATCCAAGACCTGCAGACAG GTCTACGACTTCAGAGTAAAGGAGTCTAGTATCATCGCTCGCGCTCCGGCTGAGGACGAAGACACGCCCCCTCGCAAGAAGAAGCGGAAACACCACAG GTTATGGGCCACTTACTGCAGGAAGATCCAGCTGAAGAAAG ATGGCTCGTCCAACCACGTGTATAACTACCAGCCATGTGACCACCCCCACCAGCCCTGTGACTCCTCCTGCCCCTGCGTCACCGCTCAGAACTTCTGTGAGAAATTCTGCCAGTGCAGCTCGGAGT gtcagaaccGTTTCCCAGGATGCAGGTGTAAGGCCCAGTGCAACACCAAGCAGTGTCCGTGTTACCTGGCGGTCAGGGAGTGTGACCCTGACCTCTGTCTGACCTGCGGAGCTGCTGAACACTGGGACAGCAAGAACGTTTCCTGTAAAAACTGCTCCATACAGAGGGGGGCCAAGAAG CACCTACTCCTAGCGCCGTCTGATGTCGCAGGCTGGGGCATCTTCATCAAAGAGCCAGTTCAGAAGAATGAGTTCATCTCTGAGTACTGTGGGGAG ATAatctcccaagatgaggctgatCGCAGAGGGAAGGTCTATGACAAATACATGTGTAGCTTCCTGTTCAACCTCAACAAtg ACTTTGTAGTGGATGCTACTAGGAAGGGAAACAAGATTCGTTTTGCCAACCATTCCGTCCAGCCCAACTGCTATGCAAAAG TGATGATGGTGAATGGGGACCACAGGATAGGGATCTTCGCTAAGAGAACCATCCAGACTGGAGAGGAGCTCTTCTTTGACTACAG